A region from the Streptomyces sp. 3214.6 genome encodes:
- a CDS encoding trans-aconitate methyltransferase → MRKTTATPADVARRVGGIPAQPGRKEAVSVVEAVFGADSGANSVANAGVQSVIAGAGPMGRPGERPTVRLRDSGPDEQPRYAPEWLELREPADAAARALDLLDPLRIRLANLPGRSGFAIHDLGCGTGSMGRWLAPRLDGAQHWVLHDRDPYLLHFAAVASPRAAADGSRVTVETRRGDVARLTPDALLGASLVTASALLDVLTREEVETLAAACAGAGCPALLTLSVAGRVEFSTPDPLDADLAAAFNDHQRRGGLLGPDAVSVACEAFAAHGATVKVHPSPWRLGPENVGLTAQWLRGWVGAAVEERPELAERAESYLAARLAACAAGDLHVTVHHSDLLALARPTGGA, encoded by the coding sequence ATGAGGAAGACGACGGCGACCCCGGCCGACGTGGCACGACGCGTGGGCGGCATCCCGGCACAGCCGGGCCGGAAGGAGGCTGTTTCCGTGGTGGAGGCCGTATTCGGCGCGGACTCGGGCGCGAACTCCGTGGCGAACGCCGGTGTTCAGAGCGTCATCGCCGGCGCCGGGCCCATGGGCCGGCCCGGTGAGCGGCCCACCGTGCGGCTGCGGGACAGCGGGCCGGACGAGCAGCCGCGGTACGCCCCCGAGTGGCTGGAGCTGCGCGAGCCCGCCGACGCCGCCGCGCGGGCGCTGGACCTGCTGGACCCGCTGCGGATCCGGCTGGCCAATCTGCCCGGCCGCAGCGGGTTCGCCATCCACGACCTGGGCTGCGGCACCGGCTCCATGGGCCGCTGGCTCGCCCCCCGCCTCGACGGCGCCCAGCACTGGGTGCTGCACGACCGCGACCCCTACCTCCTGCACTTCGCCGCCGTCGCCTCCCCGCGCGCGGCCGCCGACGGCAGCCGGGTCACCGTCGAGACGCGGCGCGGCGACGTCGCCCGCCTCACCCCGGACGCACTGCTCGGCGCCTCGCTGGTCACCGCCTCCGCCCTGCTCGACGTCCTCACCCGCGAGGAGGTCGAGACCCTCGCGGCGGCCTGTGCGGGCGCGGGCTGCCCGGCGCTGCTGACGCTTTCGGTCGCCGGGCGCGTCGAGTTCAGCACGCCGGACCCGCTGGACGCGGACCTCGCCGCCGCCTTCAACGACCACCAGCGGCGCGGCGGCCTCCTCGGCCCCGACGCGGTGAGCGTGGCCTGCGAGGCGTTCGCCGCCCACGGCGCGACCGTCAAGGTGCACCCGAGTCCCTGGCGGCTCGGCCCCGAGAACGTCGGCCTGACCGCGCAGTGGCTGCGCGGCTGGGTCGGCGCGGCCGTGGAGGAGCGCCCCGAACTGGCCGAGCGCGCCGAGTCCTACCTCGCCGCCCGACTGGCGGCCTGCGCGGCGGGCGACCTGCACGTCACCGTCCACCACAGCGACCTGCTGGCACTGGCCCGGCCGACGGGCGGGGCGTGA
- a CDS encoding NAD(P)/FAD-dependent oxidoreductase yields the protein MNTHASVVVIGGGVMGTSIAYHLAAAGVRDVLLLERDELAAGSTSKAAGGVRAQFSDELNIQLGARSLEAFGRFGEEIGHDIGLHRVGYLFLLSTPEEVASFETGVRLQNALGVPSRMIGPAEAQRLSPLIRTEGLHAAAFSPDDGHCTPEAVVHGYAAAARRCGARILRHTAVTGIERQGAAITAVQTTLGRITTDTVICAAGAWSRAVGAMAGVDLPVQPLRRQIAVTEPVPALPPDLPMTIDFTSTLYFHREGPGLLVGMSDPDERPGFATDTHDRWIPRLTAAMEHRAPALLDLRRMGGWAGLYEVTPDHNALIGEASSVSRFLYATGFSGHGFLQGPAVGEVVRDLYLGRVPFVDVTPLSADRFAADAPRPEVNRV from the coding sequence GTGAACACACATGCCTCGGTCGTCGTCATCGGCGGCGGGGTGATGGGCACCAGCATCGCCTACCATCTCGCCGCCGCCGGCGTCCGTGACGTCCTGCTGCTGGAGCGGGACGAACTCGCCGCCGGCTCGACCTCGAAGGCAGCGGGCGGGGTGCGCGCCCAGTTCTCCGACGAACTGAACATCCAGCTCGGAGCGCGCAGCCTGGAGGCGTTCGGGCGGTTCGGCGAGGAGATCGGACACGACATCGGGCTGCACCGCGTCGGCTACCTCTTCCTGCTGTCCACGCCCGAGGAGGTCGCCTCCTTCGAGACCGGGGTGCGGCTGCAGAACGCGCTCGGGGTGCCCAGCCGGATGATCGGCCCGGCCGAGGCGCAGCGCCTCTCCCCGCTGATCAGGACCGAGGGGTTACACGCGGCCGCGTTCTCGCCCGACGACGGCCACTGCACACCGGAAGCCGTCGTCCACGGGTACGCGGCCGCCGCCCGCAGGTGCGGTGCGCGCATCCTGCGGCACACCGCCGTCACCGGCATCGAACGGCAGGGCGCCGCCATCACCGCCGTGCAGACCACCCTCGGCCGCATCACCACCGACACGGTGATCTGCGCGGCCGGCGCCTGGTCCAGGGCCGTCGGCGCGATGGCCGGAGTGGACCTGCCGGTGCAGCCGCTGCGCCGCCAGATCGCGGTCACCGAACCGGTCCCCGCCCTCCCGCCGGACCTCCCCATGACCATCGACTTCACCAGCACCCTCTACTTCCACAGGGAGGGCCCCGGCCTCCTGGTCGGCATGTCCGACCCGGACGAACGCCCCGGCTTCGCCACCGACACCCACGACCGGTGGATCCCCCGCCTCACCGCCGCCATGGAGCACCGCGCTCCCGCCCTGCTCGACCTGCGCCGCATGGGCGGCTGGGCGGGCCTGTACGAGGTCACCCCGGACCACAACGCCCTGATCGGCGAGGCGTCTTCGGTATCCCGCTTTCTGTATGCGACCGGCTTCTCCGGTCACGGTTTCCTTCAGGGCCCGGCGGTCGGCGAGGTCGTCCGCGACCTGTACCTCGGCCGCGTACCCTTCGTGGACGTCACCCCCCTGAGCGCCGACCGTTTCGCGGCCGACGCCCCGCGTCCGGAGGTCAACCGCGTATGA
- a CDS encoding glycosyltransferase family 4 protein, translated as MTDVTLEKTVQTVPTSQPVQKAPLMYVPAQAPLPKIGGIIPMSLRSVHFVMPGGVDDPANPSGGNAYDRRLCLDLPGFGWQVHKHLVNGSWPRPEAAARAELAHTLREFPDGTVVLIDGLVACGVPEIIAPEAERLRLVVLVHLPLGDERGIAPEVAAELDAKERAVLRAVPAVVATSEWAVRRLVSHHGLAPERVHVAAPGADIAPLASGTDGVSRLLCVAAVTPRKGQHRLVEALAAARDLPWSCVCVGGLGQDPEYVAHLRGLIARYGLEDRLELAGPKAGADLDAAYASADLMVLTSYAETYGMAVTEALARGIPVLATDVGGLPEAVGRAPDGGVPGILVPPEDPAALAAELRGWFGEADVRRRLKAAARGRRAALNGWATTAQSLAGVLGRLPSEPRRAA; from the coding sequence GTGACCGATGTGACCCTCGAGAAGACCGTGCAGACCGTCCCGACCTCACAGCCCGTGCAGAAGGCCCCGCTCATGTACGTGCCTGCGCAGGCGCCGCTTCCCAAGATCGGCGGGATCATCCCCATGTCGCTGCGCTCCGTGCACTTCGTGATGCCGGGCGGGGTCGACGACCCGGCGAACCCGAGCGGCGGCAACGCCTACGACCGGCGCCTCTGCCTGGATCTGCCCGGCTTCGGCTGGCAGGTCCACAAGCACCTGGTGAACGGTTCCTGGCCCCGCCCGGAGGCGGCCGCCCGCGCGGAACTGGCTCACACGTTGCGGGAGTTCCCCGACGGCACGGTCGTCCTCATCGACGGGCTGGTCGCCTGCGGGGTCCCGGAGATCATCGCCCCCGAGGCGGAGCGGCTGCGGCTCGTCGTCCTCGTCCACCTTCCGCTCGGTGACGAGCGGGGCATCGCGCCCGAGGTGGCGGCCGAACTCGACGCCAAGGAACGGGCCGTGCTGCGGGCCGTGCCCGCCGTCGTCGCCACCAGCGAGTGGGCCGTGCGCCGCCTCGTCTCCCACCACGGCCTCGCCCCCGAGCGGGTGCACGTCGCCGCGCCCGGCGCCGACATCGCCCCCCTCGCCTCCGGCACCGACGGCGTCTCCCGCCTGCTGTGCGTGGCCGCCGTGACCCCGCGCAAGGGCCAGCACCGGCTGGTCGAGGCGCTGGCCGCGGCGCGAGACCTGCCGTGGAGCTGTGTGTGCGTGGGCGGCCTCGGACAGGACCCGGAATACGTCGCCCATCTGCGCGGCCTCATCGCCAGATACGGCCTTGAGGACCGGCTGGAGCTCGCGGGCCCGAAGGCCGGCGCCGACCTCGACGCCGCCTACGCCTCCGCCGACCTGATGGTCCTCACCTCCTACGCCGAGACCTACGGCATGGCCGTCACCGAGGCGCTCGCCCGCGGCATCCCCGTCCTCGCGACGGACGTCGGCGGGCTGCCCGAGGCGGTCGGCCGCGCCCCCGACGGCGGTGTCCCCGGCATCCTCGTCCCGCCGGAGGACCCGGCCGCCCTCGCGGCCGAACTGCGCGGCTGGTTCGGCGAGGCCGACGTACGGCGCCGTCTCAAGGCCGCCGCGCGAGGCCGCCGCGCGGCCCTGAACGGCTGGGCGACCACCGCCCAGAGCCTGGCCGGAGTCCTCGGCCGGCTTCCCAGCGAACCCCGGAGGGCGGCATGA
- a CDS encoding CDP-alcohol phosphatidyltransferase family protein, with protein sequence MALNNTYDARLVQQETAVGAGVQILLLALLGTAIGMGPAGWVTGLVFAIATWAVLSRALHRSSLRTFGPANRVTLGRATLVGGVTALVADSFESAPPVTLLVGLTAVALILDGVDGKVARRTGTSTALGARFDMEVDAFLILVLSVYVSMALGPWVLLIGGMRYVFVAAARLAPWLNAPLPPSTARKTVAALQGVLLLLAGANLLPYAANFAVVLLALGSLVWSFGRDVLWLWRTSRITVEAAAPKMLELV encoded by the coding sequence GTGGCCCTGAACAACACTTACGACGCAAGGCTGGTCCAGCAGGAGACCGCTGTGGGAGCGGGCGTTCAGATCCTGTTGCTGGCTCTGCTCGGCACGGCGATCGGCATGGGGCCGGCGGGCTGGGTCACCGGTCTCGTCTTCGCCATCGCCACCTGGGCGGTGCTCTCCCGGGCGCTGCACCGCTCCAGTCTGCGCACGTTCGGCCCGGCCAACCGGGTCACGCTCGGCCGGGCGACGCTGGTCGGCGGGGTGACCGCGCTGGTCGCGGACTCCTTCGAGAGCGCGCCGCCGGTGACGCTCCTGGTCGGTCTGACGGCGGTGGCACTGATCCTCGACGGCGTCGACGGCAAGGTCGCCCGGCGCACCGGCACCTCGACGGCGCTGGGCGCACGCTTCGACATGGAGGTCGACGCGTTCCTGATCCTGGTGCTCAGCGTGTACGTCTCGATGGCGCTGGGCCCGTGGGTCCTCCTCATCGGCGGCATGCGCTACGTCTTCGTCGCCGCGGCCCGCCTCGCCCCCTGGCTCAACGCCCCGCTCCCGCCGAGCACCGCCCGCAAGACGGTCGCCGCCCTGCAGGGCGTCCTGCTGCTGCTGGCGGGCGCGAACCTGCTGCCGTACGCGGCCAACTTCGCCGTCGTGCTGCTGGCGCTGGGCTCGCTGGTGTGGTCGTTCGGCCGGGACGTGCTGTGGCTGTGGCGCACCTCGCGCATCACGGTCGAGGCTGCGGCGCCGAAGATGCTGGAGCTC
- a CDS encoding saccharopine dehydrogenase codes for MTELHLWLRHEARTTERRTPVVPDDARRLVEAGVHLTVEDSPQRVHPTQEYEAVGARIVPAGSWVSAPRDAVVLGLKELPDEPGELAHRHVFFGHAYKQQPGAADLLRRFAAGGGALLDLEYLVDDHGRRLAAFGFWAGYLGAALAVLQHRGRLLAPLRPTGKEELDETLRPAPGDEEFAALVVGALGRSGRGARLAFTTAGADPTCWDLAETRDLDRSALLAHDVLVNCVLATTPVPPFVREEDLDDPARRLRTLSDVTCDVGSPLNVLPVYDRTTEWTDPVRRLRKEPPLDLIAIDNLPSLLPRESSADFSAALTPHLLDFGVGGPWGRCLDRFREASRELGVTEGGSQ; via the coding sequence ATGACCGAACTGCACCTGTGGCTGCGTCATGAGGCCCGCACCACCGAACGGCGCACCCCGGTCGTCCCCGATGACGCCCGCCGCCTCGTCGAGGCCGGCGTGCACCTGACCGTCGAGGACTCCCCGCAGCGCGTCCACCCGACTCAGGAGTACGAGGCCGTCGGCGCCCGGATCGTCCCCGCGGGCTCCTGGGTGTCCGCGCCGCGCGACGCCGTCGTCCTCGGCCTGAAGGAACTCCCGGACGAGCCTGGTGAGTTGGCGCACCGTCATGTCTTCTTCGGGCACGCCTACAAGCAACAGCCGGGCGCGGCCGACCTGTTGCGCCGGTTCGCCGCCGGGGGAGGGGCGCTTCTCGACCTGGAGTACCTGGTCGACGACCACGGGCGTCGCCTCGCCGCGTTCGGATTCTGGGCGGGCTACCTGGGCGCGGCGCTGGCCGTCCTCCAGCACCGGGGCAGGCTCCTCGCGCCCCTGCGACCCACCGGCAAGGAGGAGTTGGACGAGACGCTGCGTCCGGCCCCCGGCGACGAGGAGTTCGCCGCTCTCGTCGTCGGCGCCCTGGGCCGCAGCGGCCGGGGTGCACGGCTCGCGTTCACCACGGCCGGCGCCGACCCCACCTGCTGGGACCTCGCCGAGACCCGCGACCTGGACCGCTCCGCCCTGCTGGCCCACGACGTGCTGGTCAACTGTGTCCTCGCCACGACCCCGGTGCCGCCGTTCGTCCGAGAGGAGGACCTCGACGACCCGGCCCGCCGGCTGCGCACCCTCTCCGACGTCACCTGCGACGTTGGATCGCCCCTCAACGTCCTGCCGGTGTACGACCGCACCACCGAGTGGACGGACCCTGTGCGCCGCCTGCGCAAGGAACCCCCGCTCGACCTGATCGCCATCGACAACCTGCCGTCCCTGCTGCCACGCGAGTCCAGCGCCGACTTCTCGGCGGCCCTGACGCCCCATCTGCTGGACTTCGGCGTCGGTGGACCGTGGGGCCGCTGCCTGGACCGCTTCCGCGAGGCAAGCCGTGAACTCGGCGTGACAGAGGGGGGTTCGCAGTGA
- a CDS encoding creatininase family protein — MSGSDIRSAASATYGQVPTDTTEDVRTRGAGVPTQVAVLPVGSFEQHGPYLPLATDTLVACAIAREIAEAFPVHLLPPVTIACSHEHAAWPGTVSISSVTLHAVVRDIAASLRRSGVEALVLVNGHGGNYVLGNVVQESSAAGERMALFPAPEDWETALERSGVATSLLTDMHAGEIETSILLHAHPELVRPGYESADFVADDRRHLLTLGMSAYTDSGVIGRPSLGSAEKGKELLASLAESFGAYFSLLTSADSGTEKEATEAAGAATDDSVRSS, encoded by the coding sequence ATGAGTGGTTCGGACATACGGTCGGCGGCGTCGGCGACGTACGGACAGGTGCCGACGGACACTACCGAAGACGTACGGACCCGGGGTGCCGGAGTTCCCACGCAGGTGGCGGTCCTTCCCGTCGGAAGCTTTGAACAGCACGGTCCGTACCTGCCGTTGGCGACGGACACACTGGTCGCCTGCGCCATCGCCCGGGAGATCGCCGAGGCGTTCCCGGTGCACCTCCTTCCGCCGGTGACCATCGCCTGCTCGCACGAGCACGCGGCCTGGCCGGGGACCGTCAGCATCTCCTCCGTGACCCTTCACGCGGTGGTACGGGACATCGCGGCGTCACTGCGCCGCTCGGGCGTCGAGGCCCTGGTGCTGGTCAACGGACACGGCGGGAACTACGTCCTGGGCAATGTCGTCCAGGAGTCCTCCGCCGCAGGCGAACGGATGGCTCTCTTCCCGGCCCCGGAGGACTGGGAGACGGCGCTGGAGCGGTCCGGGGTCGCGACGTCGTTGCTCACCGACATGCACGCCGGGGAGATCGAGACCTCGATCCTGTTGCACGCCCACCCCGAACTCGTCCGGCCCGGTTACGAGTCGGCCGATTTCGTCGCGGACGACCGTCGCCATCTGCTCACGCTGGGAATGTCCGCCTATACCGATTCGGGCGTCATCGGCCGTCCTTCCCTGGGGTCGGCGGAAAAGGGGAAGGAACTCCTGGCGAGCCTGGCGGAATCCTTCGGAGCGTATTTCTCGTTGCTGACTTCGGCGGATTCGGGAACCGAAAAGGAAGCAACCGAGGCGGCCGGCGCCGCGACGGACGATTCCGTGCGGTCGTCGTAG
- a CDS encoding 6-pyruvoyl trahydropterin synthase family protein translates to MFSVTVRDHIMIAHSFRGEVFGPAQRLHGATFLVDATFRREQLDDDNIVVDIGLATQELGAVVSELNYRNLDNEPDFAGVNTSTEFLAKVVADRLAERINKGALGEGARGIAAIAVTLHESHIAWASYERAL, encoded by the coding sequence TTGTTCAGTGTCACCGTCCGCGATCACATCATGATCGCCCACAGCTTCCGCGGCGAGGTCTTCGGACCCGCGCAGCGCCTGCACGGAGCGACGTTCCTCGTGGACGCCACCTTCCGCCGCGAGCAGCTGGACGACGACAACATCGTCGTCGACATCGGACTGGCCACGCAGGAACTCGGTGCCGTGGTCAGCGAGCTGAACTACCGCAACCTCGACAACGAGCCCGACTTCGCGGGCGTCAACACGTCGACGGAGTTCCTCGCCAAGGTCGTCGCCGACCGCCTCGCGGAGCGGATCAACAAGGGCGCGCTCGGTGAGGGCGCCCGGGGCATCGCCGCCATCGCGGTCACGCTGCACGAGTCGCACATCGCCTGGGCGAGTTACGAGCGTGCCCTGTGA
- the ribA gene encoding GTP cyclohydrolase II yields MTDNIGVLGTKTPQRTGVERVVNAPLPTVYGKFQAVGYLDHDRGDEQVALVYGEIGAEDVLTRLHSECLTGDAFGSQHCECGDQLESALRAVVDEGRGIVVYLRGHEGRGIGLLGKLRAMALQAEGLDTVEANVALGFPVDARDYKVAADILRDLGVRSVRLMSNNPRKREALVDNGIKVAEEVPLLIEPCENNITYLRTKRERMDHRLPHLDAVAHWS; encoded by the coding sequence ATGACAGACAACATTGGCGTACTCGGCACGAAGACCCCCCAGCGCACCGGTGTGGAACGCGTGGTGAATGCGCCCTTGCCCACCGTGTACGGCAAATTCCAGGCGGTCGGTTACCTGGACCACGACCGCGGCGACGAACAAGTCGCGCTGGTCTACGGGGAGATCGGCGCCGAGGACGTGCTGACCCGGCTGCACTCGGAGTGCCTGACCGGCGACGCGTTCGGCTCCCAGCACTGCGAGTGCGGCGACCAGCTGGAGTCCGCGCTGCGCGCGGTCGTCGACGAGGGCCGCGGCATAGTCGTCTACCTGCGTGGGCACGAGGGGCGCGGGATCGGGCTGCTGGGCAAGCTGCGGGCGATGGCGCTGCAGGCGGAGGGCCTGGACACGGTCGAGGCGAACGTGGCGCTCGGCTTCCCGGTGGACGCCCGCGACTACAAGGTGGCCGCCGACATCCTGCGCGATCTCGGCGTGCGCTCCGTCCGCCTGATGTCGAACAACCCGCGCAAGCGCGAGGCGCTGGTGGACAACGGCATCAAGGTCGCCGAGGAGGTGCCGCTGCTGATCGAGCCGTGCGAGAACAACATCACCTACCTGCGCACCAAGCGGGAGCGCATGGACCACCGGCTGCCCCACCTGGACGCGGTGGCGCACTGGTCCTGA
- a CDS encoding zinc-dependent alcohol dehydrogenase: MSISARAFWVTSSGEGEIREVALPAPAEGEVLVRSLWSGVSHGTETLVFRGGVPESQHAVMRAPFQEGEFPAPVKYGYLNVGLVEEGPAELVGRTVFCLYPHQTRYVVPATAVTVVPDSVPAERAVLAGTVETAVNALWDAAPLVGDRIAVVGGGMVGCSVAALLARFPGVRVQLVDADPARAKIAEALGIDFAAPEDARDGLDLVVHASATEQGLARSLELLSAEGTVLELSWYGDRKVSLPLGEEFHSRRLVIRSSQVGTVSPARRSSRTYADRLALALELLADPALDALVTGDSAFEELPQVMPKLASGEIPALCHRIGYGQERLT; this comes from the coding sequence ATGTCGATCAGCGCACGTGCGTTCTGGGTCACCTCTTCGGGTGAGGGAGAGATCCGCGAAGTCGCCCTTCCGGCCCCGGCCGAGGGCGAGGTCCTGGTGCGTTCGCTGTGGTCCGGCGTCAGTCATGGCACGGAGACCCTCGTCTTCAGGGGCGGGGTGCCCGAGAGCCAGCACGCGGTCATGCGGGCGCCGTTCCAGGAGGGCGAGTTCCCGGCGCCGGTGAAGTACGGGTACCTCAACGTCGGGCTGGTGGAGGAAGGCCCGGCGGAGCTGGTCGGGCGCACGGTCTTCTGTCTCTATCCGCACCAGACGCGGTACGTCGTCCCGGCGACGGCGGTGACGGTCGTACCGGACTCCGTGCCCGCCGAGCGGGCCGTGCTCGCCGGCACCGTTGAGACGGCCGTCAACGCGCTGTGGGACGCGGCGCCGCTGGTCGGCGACCGGATCGCGGTGGTCGGCGGCGGCATGGTCGGCTGCTCGGTGGCCGCCCTCCTCGCCCGCTTCCCCGGCGTCCGGGTCCAGTTGGTGGACGCCGACCCGGCGCGGGCGAAGATCGCCGAGGCCCTGGGCATCGACTTCGCGGCCCCCGAGGACGCCCGCGACGGCCTCGACCTCGTCGTGCACGCCAGCGCCACCGAACAGGGTCTCGCCCGCTCCCTGGAACTGCTGTCGGCCGAAGGCACCGTCCTCGAACTGAGCTGGTACGGCGACCGGAAGGTGTCCCTGCCGCTCGGCGAGGAATTCCACTCCCGCCGCCTGGTGATCCGCAGCAGCCAGGTCGGCACCGTCTCCCCGGCCCGCCGCTCCAGCCGTACCTACGCCGACCGGCTCGCCCTCGCCCTGGAGCTGCTGGCCGACCCGGCGCTCGACGCGCTCGTCACGGGGGACAGCGCTTTCGAGGAGCTGCCGCAGGTGATGCCGAAGCTCGCGTCGGGCGAGATTCCGGCGCTGTGTCACCGCATCGGGTACGGGCAGGAGCGCCTGACCTGA